The DNA segment TTGCTGCTTTTGAACTGTATAAAGGTCCGGTTATAGTAGTCGATTTTGGTACGGCTACAACTTTTGATATAATTAGTGAGAAGGGAGAATATGTGGGAGGGGTGATTGCGCCGGGAATTGGTATCTCCTCCCAGGCGCTTTTTGAAAAGGGAGCCCAGCTACCCCATGTTGAGCTGGCTAAACCAGAAAGTGTTATTGGTAGGAATACCGGAAAGAGTATGCAGGCAGGAATAGTTTATGGTGCGATTGGACAGGTGAGAGAGATACTTTCCAGAATAAAGAGAGAAATCGGAGGGAATCCCAAAATTGTGGCTACCGGCGGATATGCCAGTCTCATCGCACCAGAGGTAGAGATGATAGATACGGTAAATCAAGATCTAGTTCTGGAAGGGCTCAGGATACTCTGGGAGCGAAACTTTCGAGGTCAGAAATAGGCATGTGGATTTTGTGGAAAAGTCTGTGGATAACTTTGAAGTTGTTAAGGGGAAGATATCAAACCATACAGTGTGGTGCGCGCCCGGACGGGAAGGTTAATAGAGAGTGGTTGGAGTGTCAAGCGAAAGCTTGACCCGAGGAGGTGAAACTTTCATTTCACACTCCAAAAGGGGCAAAACCTTTAGTTGGGTTATTGCTTTCGGCTACTAATTACATGCATTGGTAAAAAACAGAGAAAATTGGAGTATTTGGGAGAAAATTGCAATTTTTCTGAAATAAACGGGAATTCTGGGAATTTTTGTCTCTTGACTTATTCGCTTCAAAAATATATATTTAGCACTCTTGACGTATGAGTGCTAATGGCTTCGCAACCTGAAGGTTGCGGCTACCACAACTGTTATGGTGGGAATATCTTAGAAAGGAGGAAGAACTCAATGAAGGTTAGACCGCTGGGTGATCGGGTGCTGGTGAAACCTTTGGAAACAGGAGAAAAGAAAAAGGGCGGAATTATTATTCCTGACACTGCTAAAGAAAAACCTCAGGAAGGTAAAGTTATTGCAGTGGGAAAAGGTAAGATTACTGAACAAGGGAAAACGCTTCCCCTGGACGTCAAAGTAGGGGATAGAATACTTTTCGGTAAGTATTCTGGTAATGAAATAAAGATAGATGATGAAGACTACCTAATTGTAAGGGAAGAAGATATCCTGGGAATCATTGAATAAAAAGCAAAGAAGGACGGGTGAGATGTTGATAAGTCACTCATTCGTTCTTATTAACTGAATTCGAAAGGGGGTTAATAAAATGGCAAAGCAAATGAAGTTTAATGAAGAGGCGATGCGTGCAATAATGAGTGGTGTAGACCAGCTGGCAAATGTGGTGAGAATCACTCTGGGGCCAAAGGGCAAGTATGTAGTTCTGGATAAGAAATTTGGTTCGCCCACCATTACCAATGACGGAGTGACTATAGCTAAAGAGATTGAACTTAAGGATCCTTTTGAGAATATGGGCGCTCAATTGGTAAAAGAGGTTGCCTCCAAAACAAACGACGACACTGGTGACGGTA comes from the bacterium genome and includes:
- a CDS encoding type III pantothenate kinase → MLLVIDIGNTSISFGVYTGEKLIESWRISTSAGKTPDEYGVEVLNFFDFGKIDRKKISGIAISCVVPSLLPVFEEISQRYFHIKPLVVGREGELGMPILYDNPKEVGADRLSTSIAAFELYKGPVIVVDFGTATTFDIISEKGEYVGGVIAPGIGISSQALFEKGAQLPHVELAKPESVIGRNTGKSMQAGIVYGAIGQVREILSRIKREIGGNPKIVATGGYASLIAPEVEMIDTVNQDLVLEGLRILWERNFRGQK
- the groES gene encoding co-chaperone GroES, whose translation is MKVRPLGDRVLVKPLETGEKKKGGIIIPDTAKEKPQEGKVIAVGKGKITEQGKTLPLDVKVGDRILFGKYSGNEIKIDDEDYLIVREEDILGIIE